Proteins encoded by one window of Arachis hypogaea cultivar Tifrunner chromosome 1, arahy.Tifrunner.gnm2.J5K5, whole genome shotgun sequence:
- the LOC112709207 gene encoding transcription factor BIM1 isoform X2, with amino-acid sequence MMELPQARSFGTEGRKPTHDFLSLYSNSTSQQDPRPPSQGSYLKTHDFLRVETKANTKEEASDETSSTVQKLPPAAPQPPPSVENHQHLLPGGIGTYSISHISYFNNNNNNNNNNNNNNNNNNNNNNNQRVPKPEAPLFTVRQATSTDRNDENSNCSSYTSSGFTLWDESAVKKGKTGKENNIVGDKLIPGETQSAKQGHWTSTEGTPQSFSNNRHNSFNSRSSSQTTGQRNQSFIEMMKSAKDCAQDEELDNEETYFLKKESSNPERELRVKVDGKSTDQKPNTPRSKHSATEQRRRSKINDRFQMLRELIPHSDQKRDKASFLLEVIEYIHFLQEKVHKYEGSFQGWNHEPEKLMPWRNNDKPAESFEACGTNSGSGPSPTLLFASKIDEKNITLSPPITGSSQKLEPGLNTATPFKNMDHPPGITNTTFPIPISSPPNFFPPRKSIGLGEMPHVTHRLPSDAGNGIYQPSVECQTVTATNEKLKEKELAIEGGAISISSVYSKGLLDTLTHALQSSGVDLSQASISVQIELRKQENIIRPTLPMSMCGIKGDEVPSNNQRMMRSRVATSGKSDQPVKKLKSCKT; translated from the exons ATGATGGAGCTTCCTCAAGCGCGGTCATTTGGAACCGaag GAAGAAAACCTACGCATGACTTTCTGTCACTCTACAGTAATTCAACTTCCCAACAAGATCCACGACCACCTTCTCAAG GAAGCTACCTCAAGACCCATGATTTCTTGCGAGTAGAAACGAAAGCCAATACAAAGGAAGAAGCCTCGGACGAGACATCATCGACGGTTCAAAAGCTACCACCTGCAGCACCACAACCTCCTCCTTCTGTTGAGAACCACCAGCACCTCTTACCGGGAGGGATTGGAACTTACAGTATTAGCCacatttcttattttaataataacaacaacaacaacaacaacaacaacaacaacaacaacaacaacaataataataataataatcaaagggTTCCAAAGCCAGAGGCACCCCTTTTCACTGTGCGTCAAGCAACTAGCACGGATAGAAACGATGAAAACTCCAACTGCAGTTCTTATACCTCAAGTGGTTTCACTTTATGGGATGAGTCTGCAGTTAAAAAGGGAAAGACAGGGAAGGAGAATAATATTGTGGGCGACAAGCTCATTCCCGGAG AGACACAGTCTGCGAAGCAAGGGCATTGGACGTCCACGGAGGGAACGCCACAGTCATTTTCTAACAATCGTCACAACAGCTTCAACTCTCGCTCTTCATCTCA GACAACGGGACAGAGGAATCAGAGTTTCATAGAAATGATGAAGTCAGCAAAAGATTGTGCCCAAGATGAAGAGCTAGACAATGAAGAAACATACTTTCTTAAGAAAGAGTCCTCGAATCCTGAAAGAG AACTCAGGGTGAAAGTTGATGGAAAGAGTACTGATCAAAAGCCAAACACACCAAGGTCAAAACATTCAGCAACAGAACAGCGGAGGAGGAGCAAAATTAATGACAG ATTCCAGATGCTACGAGAGTTAATTCCACACAGTGACCAAAAGAGAGACAAAGCATCTTTTTTGCTCGAG GTCATTGAGTATATTCATTTCTTACAAGAGAAGGTGCATAAGTATGAAGGTTCATTCCAAGGATGGAACCACGAGCCAGAAAAACTGATGCCATGG AGGAATAATGACAAGCCAGCAGAGAGTTTTGAAGCTTGTGGCACAAATAGCGGGTCAGGTCCATCGCCAACCTTGCTCTTTGCTTCAAAGATTGATGAGAAAAATATCACTCTCTCCCCACCAATTACTGGTAGTTCTCAGAAACTAGAACCTGGCTTGAACACAGCAACTCCCTTCAAGAACATGGATCATCCTCCTGGAATAACAAACACCACTTTCCCAATTCCTATTTCTTCACCGCCAAACTTCTTCCCTCCTAGAAAAAGCATTGGTCTAGGCGAAATGCCTCACGTCAcacatagacttccatctgaTGCAGGGAATGGCATATACCAACCTTCAGTGGAGTGTCAGACTGTGACTGCTACTAATGAAAAGTTGAAAGAGAAAGAGCTAGCTATTGAAGGTGGTGCCATTAGCATATCAAGTGTATACTCAAAAGG GTTGTTGGATACACTTACACATGCACTCCAGAGTTCGGGAGTGGATTTGTCACAGGCTAGCATCTCAGTGCAAATTGAGCTTCGTAAGCAAGAAAACATTATCAGACCAACTCTGCCAATGTCAATGTGTGGCATTAAG GGCGATGAAGTTCCTTCTAACAATCAAAGGATGATGCGCTCTAGAGTTGCTACCTCTGGGAAATCTGACCAACCAGTAAAGAAGCTAAAGTCTTGCAAAACCTAA
- the LOC112709207 gene encoding transcription factor BIM1 isoform X1: MMELPQARSFGTEGRKPTHDFLSLYSNSTSQQDPRPPSQGSYLKTHDFLRVETKANTKEEASDETSSTVQKLPPAAPQPPPSVENHQHLLPGGIGTYSISHISYFNNNNNNNNNNNNNNNNNNNNNNNQRVPKPEAPLFTVRQATSTDRNDENSNCSSYTSSGFTLWDESAVKKGKTGKENNIVGDKLIPGETQSAKQGHWTSTEGTPQSFSNNRHNSFNSRSSSQTTGQRNQSFIEMMKSAKDCAQDEELDNEETYFLKKESSNPERAELRVKVDGKSTDQKPNTPRSKHSATEQRRRSKINDRFQMLRELIPHSDQKRDKASFLLEVIEYIHFLQEKVHKYEGSFQGWNHEPEKLMPWRNNDKPAESFEACGTNSGSGPSPTLLFASKIDEKNITLSPPITGSSQKLEPGLNTATPFKNMDHPPGITNTTFPIPISSPPNFFPPRKSIGLGEMPHVTHRLPSDAGNGIYQPSVECQTVTATNEKLKEKELAIEGGAISISSVYSKGLLDTLTHALQSSGVDLSQASISVQIELRKQENIIRPTLPMSMCGIKGDEVPSNNQRMMRSRVATSGKSDQPVKKLKSCKT; the protein is encoded by the exons ATGATGGAGCTTCCTCAAGCGCGGTCATTTGGAACCGaag GAAGAAAACCTACGCATGACTTTCTGTCACTCTACAGTAATTCAACTTCCCAACAAGATCCACGACCACCTTCTCAAG GAAGCTACCTCAAGACCCATGATTTCTTGCGAGTAGAAACGAAAGCCAATACAAAGGAAGAAGCCTCGGACGAGACATCATCGACGGTTCAAAAGCTACCACCTGCAGCACCACAACCTCCTCCTTCTGTTGAGAACCACCAGCACCTCTTACCGGGAGGGATTGGAACTTACAGTATTAGCCacatttcttattttaataataacaacaacaacaacaacaacaacaacaacaacaacaacaacaacaataataataataataatcaaagggTTCCAAAGCCAGAGGCACCCCTTTTCACTGTGCGTCAAGCAACTAGCACGGATAGAAACGATGAAAACTCCAACTGCAGTTCTTATACCTCAAGTGGTTTCACTTTATGGGATGAGTCTGCAGTTAAAAAGGGAAAGACAGGGAAGGAGAATAATATTGTGGGCGACAAGCTCATTCCCGGAG AGACACAGTCTGCGAAGCAAGGGCATTGGACGTCCACGGAGGGAACGCCACAGTCATTTTCTAACAATCGTCACAACAGCTTCAACTCTCGCTCTTCATCTCA GACAACGGGACAGAGGAATCAGAGTTTCATAGAAATGATGAAGTCAGCAAAAGATTGTGCCCAAGATGAAGAGCTAGACAATGAAGAAACATACTTTCTTAAGAAAGAGTCCTCGAATCCTGAAAGAG CAGAACTCAGGGTGAAAGTTGATGGAAAGAGTACTGATCAAAAGCCAAACACACCAAGGTCAAAACATTCAGCAACAGAACAGCGGAGGAGGAGCAAAATTAATGACAG ATTCCAGATGCTACGAGAGTTAATTCCACACAGTGACCAAAAGAGAGACAAAGCATCTTTTTTGCTCGAG GTCATTGAGTATATTCATTTCTTACAAGAGAAGGTGCATAAGTATGAAGGTTCATTCCAAGGATGGAACCACGAGCCAGAAAAACTGATGCCATGG AGGAATAATGACAAGCCAGCAGAGAGTTTTGAAGCTTGTGGCACAAATAGCGGGTCAGGTCCATCGCCAACCTTGCTCTTTGCTTCAAAGATTGATGAGAAAAATATCACTCTCTCCCCACCAATTACTGGTAGTTCTCAGAAACTAGAACCTGGCTTGAACACAGCAACTCCCTTCAAGAACATGGATCATCCTCCTGGAATAACAAACACCACTTTCCCAATTCCTATTTCTTCACCGCCAAACTTCTTCCCTCCTAGAAAAAGCATTGGTCTAGGCGAAATGCCTCACGTCAcacatagacttccatctgaTGCAGGGAATGGCATATACCAACCTTCAGTGGAGTGTCAGACTGTGACTGCTACTAATGAAAAGTTGAAAGAGAAAGAGCTAGCTATTGAAGGTGGTGCCATTAGCATATCAAGTGTATACTCAAAAGG GTTGTTGGATACACTTACACATGCACTCCAGAGTTCGGGAGTGGATTTGTCACAGGCTAGCATCTCAGTGCAAATTGAGCTTCGTAAGCAAGAAAACATTATCAGACCAACTCTGCCAATGTCAATGTGTGGCATTAAG GGCGATGAAGTTCCTTCTAACAATCAAAGGATGATGCGCTCTAGAGTTGCTACCTCTGGGAAATCTGACCAACCAGTAAAGAAGCTAAAGTCTTGCAAAACCTAA
- the LOC112709234 gene encoding rhamnogalacturonan I rhamnosyltransferase 1: MCRPERTSSSSSNCQDLVWMGVRVEKGGRGSSNGSSSSVAAASRSRMKMWMIRATTSVLVWTCVVQLTTLGEMWGPRVLKGWPSCFTHDSSSSSAVSALDFDSQLLPSPRPVLLPPKRVYKNNGYLMVSCNGGLNQMRAAICDMVAIARYLNVTLIVPELDKTSFWADPSEFQDIFDVDHFITSLRDEVRILKELPPRLKLRVESGMVYTMPPISWSDISYYKNQILPLIQKYKVVHLNRTDARLANNGQPLDLQKLRCRVNFSALRFTPQIEELGRKVIKLLRQNGPFMVLHLRYEMDMLAFSGCTQGCNSDEVEELTRMRYAYPWWKEKIINSDLKRKDGLCPLTPEETALTLRALDIDRNIQIYIAAGEIYGGERRMASLAKDYPKLVRKETLLEPSDLQFFQNHSSQMAALDYLVSLESDIFVPTYDGNMAKVVEGHRRYLGFKKTILLNRKLLVDLIDQYHNGVLDWDTFSSAVKRAHADRMGSPTKRLVILDKPKEEDYFYANPQECLESSVDLLSST, encoded by the exons ATGTGCAGGCCGGAGAGgaccagcagcagcagcagcaattgCCAAGATTTGGTGTGGATGGGTGTGAGGGTGGAGAAGGGAGGGAGAGGCTCTTCTAACGGTTCGTCGTCGTCGGTGGCGGCAGCGTCGAGATCGAGGATGAAGATGTGGATGATTAGGGCGACGACGTCGGTGCTTGTGTGGACCTGCGTGGTGCAGTTGACGACGCTGGGTGAGATGTGGGGTCCAAGAGTCTTGAAGGGTTGGccttcttgtttcactcatgattcttcttcttcttctgctgtcAGTGCCCTTGATTTCGATTCCCAACTACTTCCGTCTCCGCGTCCCGTTCTTCTCCCTCCCAAGA GAGTTTATAAGAACAATGGATACTTGATGGTGTCGTGCAATGGAGGACTCAACCAAATGAGAGCAGCG ATATGTGACATGGTTGCCATTGCCAGATATCTAAATGTCACGCTTATCGTCCCTGAACTCGATAAAACTTCCTTCTGGGCTGACCCCAG TGAGTTCCAAGACATATTTGATGTTGATCATTTTATTACATCCTTGAGAGATGAGGTCAGGATATTGAAAGAGTTGCCTCCTAGACTCAAGCTGAGAGTGGAAAGTGGAATGGTTTACACCATGCCCCCAATTAGTTGGTCTGACATTTCTTACTATAAGAATCAG ATTCTGCCCCTGATACAAAAGTACAAAGTTGTGCATTTAAATCGAACCGATGCTAGGCTGGCAAATAACGGTCAACCTCTGGACCTTCAGAAGCTGCGATGCCGTGTTAATTTTAGTGCTCTGAGATTTACTCCTCAGATAGAGGAGTTGGGCAGAAAGGTCATCAAGCTTCTGAGGCAAAATGGTCCATTTATGGTGCTTCATCTGAGGTATGAAATGGATATGTTGGCGTTTTCTGGCTGTACTCAAGGTTGCAACAGTGATGAGGTGGAAGAGTTGACAAGGATGAG ATATGCTTATCCCTGGTGGAAAGAAAAAATAATCAACTctgatttgaaaagaaaagatgGCCTATGCCCTTTGACACCCGAGGAGACTGCTCTAACGCTTAGGGCTCTTGACATTGATCGGAACATTCAAATCTACATTGCAGCTGGAGAAATATATGGCGGGGAAAGGAGAATGGCTAGTCTTGCAAAGGACTACCCAAAATTG GTCAGGAAGGAAACACTGTTGGAACCATCTGACCTTCAGTTCTTCCAGAATCATTCATCTCAAATGGCGGCATTGGATTATCTTGTCTCATTAGAGAGTGATATATTTGTCCCCACATACGATGGAAATATGGCCAAAGTAGTTGAGGGCCATCGCAG ATACCTTGGGTTCAAGAAGACGATATTGTTGAACAGAAAGCTCCTAGTTGATCTGATAGATCAGTACCATAATGGAGTACTGGACTGGGATACATTCTCTTCAGCCGTAAAGAGAGCTCACGCAGATCGTATGGGTAGTCCAACCAAAAGGTTGGTAATCCTCGACAAGCCCAAAGAAGAGGATTATTTTTATGCGAACCCACAGGAGTGTTTAGAATCATCAGTTGATCTGCTGAGTAGTACGTAG